In Streptomyces sp. Li-HN-5-11, the sequence TCGGTCAGTTCGAAGGGCGGTGTGGCCCAGCCGGCCTCGTCCAACGGCGGCTGCACGTCGTAGTGGGCGTACAGGAGAACCGTCTTCGCGCCCTCGGGGCCGGGGAGGTGGCCGTACACCGACTGGGTGCCGTCCGGGGTGTCGAGCAGCGCCACGTCCGTGAAGCCCTCGGCGCGCAGCGCGCGGGCGATCCAGTGCGCGGCGCCCTCGCTCTCGCTCTTCGGATACTGGCCGAAGTCCGCCACCGACTTGAAGGCCACCAGCTCGGCGAGCTCCGCCCGCGCCCTGGGCATCAGGGAGGCGACGGTCTCGGCGACCGGATGCGACGACATGGGCACGCTCCTTGTGGGTGCGACGTCGTGCCCGCGTGCACCGGGGGTGGTGCTGTGCGGGCACTTCTGTGTTCCGGATGATCGTGTCAGCGTGGGCGCGTCCTCGTGGGCGGGGCGCACACGCTGCCGATCCTCCCACAGCGGGTCTCGGCGACCGCCGCCGTAGGATGCGGGAGACAGCAGTGTCAGCCGGCTTGATCGGAGGCAGTGGACCATCGTGAGCAGCGAGAACTCATCGGCGGACGACGTGCGGCGGGTGTGGGACGTCGTCGTGGTGGGCGCGGGACCCGCGGGGGCCTCGGCCGCCTACGCGGCGGCGGTCGCGGGGCGGCGCGTGCTGCTGCTGGAGAAGGCGGAGCTGCCGCGGTACAAGACGTGCGGAGGTGGCATCATCGGCCCCTCGCGCGACTGTCTGCCGCCCGGCTTCGAGCTCCCGCTCAAGGACCGGGTGCACGCGGTGACCTTCTCGAGCAACGGCCGCTTCGCCCGCACCCGCCGCTCCAAGCAGATGCTGTTCGGCCTGGTCAACCGGCCCGAGTTCGACCAGCAGCTCGTCGAGCACGCCCAGAAGGCGGGTGCGGAGCTGCGTACGGGTGTCACGGTCTCGCGGGTCGAGCAGCACGGCTCGGCGGTGCCCGACCGGCGCACGGTCGCCGTGGTGCTCCAGGGCGGCGAGACGGTGCTCGCGCGGGCGGTGGTCGGGGCCGACGGCAGCGCCAGCCGCATAGGAGCCCACGTCGGGGTGAAGACGGACCAGGTCGACCTCGGCCTGGAGGCGGAGATCCCGGTGCCCGAGACCGTCGCCGAGGACTGGCGGGGACGGGTGCTGATCGACTGGGGGCCGATGCCCGGCAGTTACGGCTGGGTGTTTCCCAAGGGGGACACGCTGACGGTCGGCGTGATCTCCGCACGGGGCGAGGGCGCCGCCACCAAGCGGTACCTGGAGGACTTCGTCGCCCGGCTGGGTCTCGCGGGCTTCGAGCCGAGCATCTCCTCCGGCCACCTGACCCGCTGCCGTGCTGACGACTCTCCGCTGTCGCGCGGGCGGGTGCTGGTGTGCGGGGACGCGGCGGGGCTGCTGGAGCCCTGGACGCGTGAGGGCATCTCCTTCGCGCTGCGCTCCGGGCGCCTCGCGGGGGAGTGGGCGGTGCGGATCGCAGAGGCGCACGACGCGGTGGACGCCCGGCGCCAGGCCCTGAACTACGCGTTCGCGATCAAGGCGGGGCTCGGCGTCGAGATGGCCGTCGGCAAGCGGATGCTGGCGGTGTTCGAGCGCCGTCCGGGCCTCTTCCACGCCGTCCTGACCGGCTTCCGCCCCGCGTGGCGGGCCTTCAAGGACATCACGCAGGGCTCCACGTCGCTGGGCGAGCTCGTCCGCACCCACCCCATGGCCCAGCGCGCCCTGACCGCGCTGGACCGGCGACCGGCCATGCCCGTGGAGGACGCGGACAAGGAGGACACGGTCAGTTCGTGACCGTGATGCGGAAGACCGGGTGGTCGGGGGCGATCCGGCGCAGCTCGTCGTCGGGGGAGTCGGGGCCCACGCCGTTGAAGAACACGCCCACCTCGGCCTTCCAGCGCTTGAGGTAGGCGCGCAGCAGCGGCGCCTTGTCGTCGTCGGCGACCTCGGTGGCGGTGAACGTCTCGGTGCGCCCGCCCAGGCGCAGCTCGCCGCCGCCCGCCGCGCGCATGTTGTGCGTCCACTGGACGTGGCCGCGCGGAGCGACCAGGTACTGCTGTCCGTCGACCGTCAGCAGGTTCACAGGGGTGGTCCGCCATTCGCCGCTCTTGCGGCCGCGGACCGCCAGGACCCGCGAGCCCCAGATGCTGATGCCGCGGCGAGCCATCCAGGCCACGGCGCGGTTGAAGACGTTGACGGTGAACCAGCCGGGCTTCTGGACGTGTGCGGACATGACTTCCTCCATGACTTCCTCTGGAAGCGGAAAGTGTGAGCAGTGCTCTCGCTCGTCATCAGTGTGGAGCAGCGGGGCCACCAAAAGCAAGAGCGCTGCTCTCTTTTGTGTGCGGTGCTCTGAATCGTGGGAAGCTGTTCTCCATGAGCACCGCACAAGGCGCCCGTGCCCGGGCCAGAATGGAGATCACCGCCGCGATCAAGGACGAGGCGCGCAGACAGCTCGCGGCCGAGGGCGCGGCCAGACTCTCGCTGCGCGCCGTGGCCCGCGCACTCGGCATGGTCTCCTCGGCGCTGTACCGGTACTTCCCGAGCCGCGACGACCTGCTCACAGCGCTGATCATCGACGCCTACGACTCCCTGGGCCAGGCCGCCGAGACCGCGCACGAGGCGGCGGCCGACGCCTCACCGCTCAGGCGCTGGACCGTCGTGTGCGGGGCTGTGCGCGACTGGGCCCTCGCGCACCCGCACGAGTACGCCCTCATCTACGGCTCCCCGGTGCCCGGCTACACCGCGCCCGAGACGACCGTCCCCGCCGCCGCCCGTGTCGGCCTCGTCCTCATCGGCATCGTCCGGGACGCCCACGAGCAGGGCGGCCTGAACCCGCCCCCGCTCCCCGCCGAACTGCGGGGCGAGGCCGAGCGGATGGCCGCCGACCTCGCGCCCGGACTGCCTCCCGAGGCGGTGGCCGCGCTCGTCGCCGTCTGGGCGCAGCTGTTCGGGCTGGTCGGGTTCGAGCTGTTCGGGCAGTTCCACCGGGTGGTGGAGGAACGGGAACCCTTCTTCCGGCATGCGGTGGCCCGGCTCGCGGAGGAGGTGGGCCTTCGGCCCTGACCTCTCCTCCCGGATGGCGTGGGCGGGGTGACCGGCGTACTTCCCGGGGAGTACGCATGATCACCTCGCCGGGCGGACGCCGCCGGCCGCACGGGCCGTCTAGCGTGGCGGCCATGGGAGAGCAGCGCGTACGCGGGGGCGGCCCGCCGTGGGGACGGTGGCACGGGCCCGGGTGGTGGAACCCCGCCGAGGAACCGGCGGCGGCCGCCCGCCGGCCCTGGCTCTCCACCGCGGCGTTCACCGCCTTCGTGGTCATCGGCTCCCACTTCGCCGCCCGCGACCACGGCCGCCGGGAACCGCTCGACGGGTACGCCGTCGCGCTCCTGCTCGTGGCCTCGGGGCTGCTTCTGTGGCGCAAGCGGCATCCGGTGTTCGTGGCGTACGGCACGGCCGCGACGACCTTGGCCTACTTCGCCGCCGGATACCCGTACGGACCGGTGTTCCTGGCCGTCGCCGTCAGCTGCTTCAGCGCCGTCGTCGCGGGCCACCGGCGTGCGGCCTGGGGTTCCGTGGGGCTGCTCTTCGCCGGACACGCGCTGATCGTGCTCTGGCTCTACCGCTGGCTGCCGCCGCCCGGGGACACCTCGTCCTCCTGGGGGCAGCAGCTCGTCATCGCCACCTGGGTGGTGGCCGTCCTCGCCGTCTCGGAACTGGCCCGCGTCCGTCGCGAGCAGTGGGCGAAGGAGCGCGCCGAACGGGCCCAGGCGGCCCGGCGGCGCGCCGACGCCGAACGGCTGCGGATCGCCCGGGAACTGCACGACGTCCTCGCCCACAGCATCTCCGTCATCAACGTGCAGGCGGGCGTCGGTCTCGCGCTGCTCGACACGGACCCGGAACAGGCGCGCACCGCGCTCACCACCATCAAGGCGGCCAGCAAGGAGGCGCTGGGGGAGGTGCGCCAGGTGCTCGACACCCTGCGCACCCCGGGCGCCGCCCCGCGCGCCCCGGCACCCGGCCTGGACCGGCTGCCCGAACTGGTGGAGCAGGCGGCGAGCGCCGGCCTCACCGTGGAGATCGACGGCCAGGCGCCCCGGCTGCCGCCCGGCACGGATCTCGCCGCCTTCCGGATCGTCCAGGAGGCGCTCACCAACGTTGTACGTCACTCGGGCTCCCGGCACGCGCGCGTGCGTCTCGACCACGACCGCGACGCCCTGCGGCTGCGCGTCGACGACGACGGACCGGCGACCGGGGCGGACGCGGGCGGCAGCGGCAACGGCCTGGCCGGAATGCGGGAGAGGGCCGCCGCGCTCGGTGGGAGCATCGACGCGGGCCCGCGTCCCGACGGTGGCTGGCGGGTGCGTGCCGTACTGCCGCTGACGACCAAGGAGGAGAACCGGTGATCCGCGTACTGCTCGCCGACGACCAGTCACTCGTACGGGCCGGGTTCAGGGCGCTGCTCGACGCGCAGCCGGACATCGAGGTCGCCGGCGAGGCGGCCGACGGCGAGGAGGCCCTGCGCGCGGTGCGCGAGTTGCGCCCCGACGTGGTGCTGATGGACATCCGCATGCCGTCCCTGGACGGCCTGGCCGCGACCCGCCGCATCACCGCCGACGCGGACCTGAAGGACGTCAAGGTGGTCATGCTCACCACCTTCGAGCTCGACGAGTACGTCTTCGAGGCGATCCGCTCGGGCGCCTCCGGATTCCTGGTCAAGGACACCGAACCCGACGAACTGCTGCGCGCGGTAAGGGCCGTGGTCGGCGGCGACGCGCTGTTGTCGCCCGGGGTGACCCGGCGGCTGATCGCCGAGTTCGCCGCCCGCTCCAAGGAACCCGCGACCGCCGGCACCCTGGCCCGGCTCACCGAACGCGAACGCGAGGTGATGGCCCTGGTCGGCATCGGCCTGTCCAACGAGGAGATCGCCCGCCGCCTGGTGGTCAGCCCGCTGACCGCCAAGACCCACGTCAGCCGCACCATGGTGAAACTCGGCGCCCGCGACCGGGCCCAACTGGTCGTCCTGGCCTACGAGTCCGGCCTGGTACGACCGGGCTGGCTGGGCTGACCGCCTTGCCGGAACCGCACCAGAACGTGCACGACCCGGGCGACGAAGAGGACCGGCGCGAGCACCAGGCCCGTAGGGAGCAGTACCGCGCGGACGACGCGCGGCAGGTCGAACAGCAGCGCCGGACCTGCCACCGCCCCGAACACCACCGCCGCCCCGAACGCCGCGCTGAACAGCGCGTACCCGATCTCAACGGTCCTCGCGTCCCGATCGGCCCGACCGCGCCGCCCCTCGTACTGCTCCATGCGGCGAGTCAAACAGCCAGTGTCCGGCGGAGCAAGCGAGCCCGGGCCGGGCACCCGCTCAGACGATCGCCGACGTCTCCCGCCACAGCGCGGCGAGCGCGGGGGCACCCGTCACGATCGGCACCGGCAGCCGGTTCCACAGCGCCAGGTACAACTGCCCCGCCTGCCCGGCGAGTTCAGCGTCCGCGGCCAGGGACGCGTCCCGGACCGTGACCGGTGGCGCGTCCGACAGCCGCACCGTCCACACCGCGCCGGCCCCCGCGTCGGTGGCCCGTACGCTCAGGACGCGTGGCTCCGGGGTGCGCACCCGGCTCCTGGGCCGGGCGTGGAAGCCGCGCAGCAACTCGTCGATGCCGTCCACGGCGAACTCCGTGCCGACCGCGGTCGGGGTGCCGCCGCGCGCCGACTCGGCGTCGAACCGGTGGACAGCCGTCTCATGCGCCTGCCGCCGGGTCCAGAAGGCCAGGGACGAGGGCGACGGCAGGGGCGCGGGGTGGAACGTCCAGCACTCCACGTCGGCCGGCGCTTCGGCCAGGGTCTCCACGAGCCGCCGGTGGCTGTCCCGGTACCAGGCCAGGAGCTCGGGGCCGTCGAGGTCCGGCCCGTCGCCGATGGGCCGCGGTGAGGGATGCGCCTCGGCGACGAAGGCGGCTGCCCACCGGTGCACCGCGCCCGTGTGCCGCAGCAGGTCCCGCACCTGCCATCCCGGGCAGACCGGCACCTTGGCGTCGGTCCCCGCCTCCTCGGCGGCCGCGGCCAGCAGACGGCCCTCATGGTCCAGTGCGCGAAGGAAATCCTCAGTCTCCATGCGAGTGAGTGTGCAGGACGGAGTGCGGGCAGGGGAAAGGTCCGGTCCTCAACCGGTTCTCCGCCATGGCGGCACGCCCCGATGACATCGACGAGCCCCCGCCGCCCTGGAGCGGTGGGGGCTCGCGGCGCCGGTCAGTGGCCGTGGCCGTGGCCGCTGCCGTGGTGATGCCCGTGGCCGCTGCCGTGGTCGTGGTCGTGGCCGCTGCCGTGGTCGTGGCCGCTGCCGTTGTTGGACCCGTCGTCCCGGCGGTCCCGCCGCGCGGGCATGAGCCTGCTGAAGATAGCCATGGCGTTCCTCCTAATCTTCTTCACCCATAGATACGAGTCAGAGCACGATTTGGATCGCATCTCGGGACAAAAAGGTGAAAAGTGTGGCAACGCGGCGCTGCTGGGTGGGTGACCACCGGCCGGAAGGCCGCTCAGCGGCCTCGGCGGCGTCGCCCCTCCACGGACCCGGGCTGCGAGCCCTGCCGTGGCGGGGCGGTGCTGTGCCTGATCGCCAGACTGGTCGGGACGAGGTCGGTCCCGGGCTGTGAGCCGCCGCGGGTGCGGATCTGCCGGAGGACGTTCTGGACGCAGCGGCGGCCCACCTCGGCGAAGTCCTGGTGGACGGTGGTCAGGGGCGGGACGAAGAAGGCGGCGTCCGGGATGTCGTCGAAGCCGACGACGCTGATGTCGGCCGGGACGGCCAGGCCGCGTTCGTGGAAGGCGCGCAGCAGGCCCAGGGCCATCTGGTCGTTGGCGGCGAACACGGCGGTGCAGCCGGGTTCCTCGGCGAGCGCGAGACCGGCCGCGTAGCCGGACTCGGCCGACCAGTCGCCGTGCAGCGCCGGCGGCACCGGGCGTCCGGCCTCCTCAAGGACGGCCCGCCAGGCCTGGGTGCGGCGCTGGCCGGCGAAGGACTCCTCGGGGCCGGTCACGTGCCACACGGTCCGGTGGCCCAGGCCGAGCAGGTGCTGGACGGCCTTGCGGGCGCCGTCGGCCTGGTCCGTGTCGACCACGCTGTAGCGGTCCCCGGCGTCGGAGTCCACGACGACCACGTGTACCCCGGGCGGCAACTGCACGGTGCCCGTGTCGAGCAGATGGATCTCCATGATGACGATGACGGCGTCGACGGCCAGCTCGCCCATCCGGGTAAAGGCACCCAGGACGTTGTCCTGGGTCGGGACGTCGATGGGGATCAGGGTGATCGCGTACCCTTCGGCCGCGGCGTGCGTGGCGATCGCCTCCACCGTGCGGCTGTTGCCCGTCGAGGAGAGGCTGAAGAGGATCACGCCGATGGTGTTGAACTGGCCGTAGCGCAGGGCCCGCGCGGCGCTGTTGGGCCGGTAGCCCAGCTCCCGCATGGCTGCGAGGACCTGCTCCCGGGTCGAGCCGATCACCCCGGGACGGCCATTGGAGACGCGCGAGACCGTCTGGGACGAGACGCCCGCGAGCTTGGCGACGTCGGCCATGGAGACACGCTGCTTGCGGCGTCCGCCGGGCACGCCGGAGCCGCCTCGCCGGGCACCGCCCGCAGGCACGGGCACCCGCTGCTCGGGACCGTCCGGGCCCATCGCTCCACCACCTCCGCCTCTCACGACGACAACGGATGGTACGCGTGGGAAGCCTTGACGACCGCTGGGGCGGATGCCACGATTCCGGCGCCGCCGTGTTTACGTGAACATCGTGCGGCGACAGTCCGGATCAGGCACCCGTAGCGAGGTTTCCCGGTCGCCGTGTTTACGTAAACATGGCGCAAACGGCCAGAGGCAGTGAGGAGCGGAACGGTGGTTGCAGCACCGCGGGCGAAGGTGCCCGGCGTCCCGCCGGCCGTCGCGGAATCCGGCCCCGCCGTGACCCCCGCCTTACGTCATCCCTGACCCCGCCGGCATCGCACAGCCATCGACACCGGACCCACCGACGGCGAGCCGGACGCCCCTCGTCCGGCC encodes:
- a CDS encoding maleylpyruvate isomerase family mycothiol-dependent enzyme yields the protein METEDFLRALDHEGRLLAAAAEEAGTDAKVPVCPGWQVRDLLRHTGAVHRWAAAFVAEAHPSPRPIGDGPDLDGPELLAWYRDSHRRLVETLAEAPADVECWTFHPAPLPSPSSLAFWTRRQAHETAVHRFDAESARGGTPTAVGTEFAVDGIDELLRGFHARPRSRVRTPEPRVLSVRATDAGAGAVWTVRLSDAPPVTVRDASLAADAELAGQAGQLYLALWNRLPVPIVTGAPALAALWRETSAIV
- a CDS encoding LacI family DNA-binding transcriptional regulator, with protein sequence MGPDGPEQRVPVPAGGARRGGSGVPGGRRKQRVSMADVAKLAGVSSQTVSRVSNGRPGVIGSTREQVLAAMRELGYRPNSAARALRYGQFNTIGVILFSLSSTGNSRTVEAIATHAAAEGYAITLIPIDVPTQDNVLGAFTRMGELAVDAVIVIMEIHLLDTGTVQLPPGVHVVVVDSDAGDRYSVVDTDQADGARKAVQHLLGLGHRTVWHVTGPEESFAGQRRTQAWRAVLEEAGRPVPPALHGDWSAESGYAAGLALAEEPGCTAVFAANDQMALGLLRAFHERGLAVPADISVVGFDDIPDAAFFVPPLTTVHQDFAEVGRRCVQNVLRQIRTRGGSQPGTDLVPTSLAIRHSTAPPRQGSQPGSVEGRRRRGR
- a CDS encoding response regulator transcription factor, whose protein sequence is MIRVLLADDQSLVRAGFRALLDAQPDIEVAGEAADGEEALRAVRELRPDVVLMDIRMPSLDGLAATRRITADADLKDVKVVMLTTFELDEYVFEAIRSGASGFLVKDTEPDELLRAVRAVVGGDALLSPGVTRRLIAEFAARSKEPATAGTLARLTEREREVMALVGIGLSNEEIARRLVVSPLTAKTHVSRTMVKLGARDRAQLVVLAYESGLVRPGWLG
- a CDS encoding nitroreductase family deazaflavin-dependent oxidoreductase; translation: MSAHVQKPGWFTVNVFNRAVAWMARRGISIWGSRVLAVRGRKSGEWRTTPVNLLTVDGQQYLVAPRGHVQWTHNMRAAGGGELRLGGRTETFTATEVADDDKAPLLRAYLKRWKAEVGVFFNGVGPDSPDDELRRIAPDHPVFRITVTN
- a CDS encoding geranylgeranyl reductase family protein — encoded protein: MSSENSSADDVRRVWDVVVVGAGPAGASAAYAAAVAGRRVLLLEKAELPRYKTCGGGIIGPSRDCLPPGFELPLKDRVHAVTFSSNGRFARTRRSKQMLFGLVNRPEFDQQLVEHAQKAGAELRTGVTVSRVEQHGSAVPDRRTVAVVLQGGETVLARAVVGADGSASRIGAHVGVKTDQVDLGLEAEIPVPETVAEDWRGRVLIDWGPMPGSYGWVFPKGDTLTVGVISARGEGAATKRYLEDFVARLGLAGFEPSISSGHLTRCRADDSPLSRGRVLVCGDAAGLLEPWTREGISFALRSGRLAGEWAVRIAEAHDAVDARRQALNYAFAIKAGLGVEMAVGKRMLAVFERRPGLFHAVLTGFRPAWRAFKDITQGSTSLGELVRTHPMAQRALTALDRRPAMPVEDADKEDTVSS
- a CDS encoding sensor histidine kinase, translating into MGEQRVRGGGPPWGRWHGPGWWNPAEEPAAAARRPWLSTAAFTAFVVIGSHFAARDHGRREPLDGYAVALLLVASGLLLWRKRHPVFVAYGTAATTLAYFAAGYPYGPVFLAVAVSCFSAVVAGHRRAAWGSVGLLFAGHALIVLWLYRWLPPPGDTSSSWGQQLVIATWVVAVLAVSELARVRREQWAKERAERAQAARRRADAERLRIARELHDVLAHSISVINVQAGVGLALLDTDPEQARTALTTIKAASKEALGEVRQVLDTLRTPGAAPRAPAPGLDRLPELVEQAASAGLTVEIDGQAPRLPPGTDLAAFRIVQEALTNVVRHSGSRHARVRLDHDRDALRLRVDDDGPATGADAGGSGNGLAGMRERAAALGGSIDAGPRPDGGWRVRAVLPLTTKEENR
- a CDS encoding TetR/AcrR family transcriptional regulator produces the protein MSTAQGARARARMEITAAIKDEARRQLAAEGAARLSLRAVARALGMVSSALYRYFPSRDDLLTALIIDAYDSLGQAAETAHEAAADASPLRRWTVVCGAVRDWALAHPHEYALIYGSPVPGYTAPETTVPAAARVGLVLIGIVRDAHEQGGLNPPPLPAELRGEAERMAADLAPGLPPEAVAALVAVWAQLFGLVGFELFGQFHRVVEEREPFFRHAVARLAEEVGLRP
- a CDS encoding DUF6332 family protein, whose product is MEQYEGRRGRADRDARTVEIGYALFSAAFGAAVVFGAVAGPALLFDLPRVVRAVLLPTGLVLAPVLFVARVVHVLVRFRQGGQPSQPGRTRPDS